In one window of Flavobacterium ginsengisoli DNA:
- a CDS encoding thioredoxin family protein: MKKILLIALFLIGAANLQAQELKWYTDVREAITISNKEQKPMLMFFTGSDWCGWCIRLQNEVLKTAEFKKWAADNVVLVELDYPRSVAQTPELKSQNNELQQAFGIQGFPTVFFTSAETKDGRVNFKGLGKTGYVAGGPSAWLTVAEGIVHPKKS, translated from the coding sequence ATGAAAAAAATACTACTTATTGCTTTGTTTTTAATTGGAGCCGCAAATCTTCAGGCGCAAGAATTAAAATGGTATACAGATGTTAGAGAGGCAATTACTATAAGTAACAAAGAGCAAAAACCTATGCTAATGTTCTTTACAGGAAGTGATTGGTGTGGTTGGTGTATTCGTTTGCAAAATGAAGTTTTAAAGACTGCAGAGTTTAAGAAATGGGCAGCAGATAATGTAGTTTTAGTTGAATTAGATTATCCTAGATCTGTTGCGCAGACTCCAGAGCTTAAAAGTCAGAACAATGAATTACAACAAGCTTTTGGTATTCAGGGTTTTCCAACTGTTTTCTTTACAAGTGCGGAAACAAAGGATGGAAGAGTTAATTTTAAAGGTCTTGGTAAGACAGGATATGTTGCTGGTGGACCATCTGCTTGGTTAACTGTTGCAGAAGGAATAGTACACCCTAAGAAATCATAA
- the glsA gene encoding glutaminase A, whose amino-acid sequence MNKQLIFAGLMIVFIINHGYSQTILNKQNIQNTLNEAFNKFKDVKEGKNADYIKELANVDPNIFGIALVTAEGAIYTKGDITSMVSIQSISKVFTMAKVIEQEGSQFLEDKIGVNATGLPFNSIVAIEMHKGDKINPLVNPGAIATTSLIRGNDSIAKWKEIQKIQSDFAGRELSLNRPVYISEAGDNLRNQAIAHLLLAYNRIYFDPVQATDLYTKQCALNVNVKDLATMAATLANGGVNPVTKNKVVSQTTVMYTLPVMATAGLYDNSGIWLFNSGLPAKSGVGGGILAVCPGKFGIAVISPPLDNSGNSLKAQKVIQYVVEKLKANPYWIEPE is encoded by the coding sequence ATGAACAAGCAATTGATTTTTGCTGGTTTAATGATTGTTTTTATCATAAACCACGGCTATAGCCAAACAATACTGAATAAACAAAATATACAAAATACCCTTAATGAAGCGTTTAATAAATTTAAAGATGTAAAAGAAGGAAAAAATGCTGATTATATTAAAGAACTAGCCAATGTTGATCCCAATATTTTTGGTATTGCGCTTGTTACTGCAGAGGGAGCCATATATACAAAAGGCGATATAACGTCAATGGTTTCAATTCAAAGCATCTCGAAAGTATTTACGATGGCAAAAGTAATTGAGCAAGAAGGATCACAGTTTTTAGAAGACAAAATAGGCGTAAATGCCACAGGATTACCATTTAATTCTATTGTTGCGATAGAAATGCATAAAGGTGATAAAATTAATCCTCTTGTAAATCCTGGAGCTATTGCAACTACGAGCCTTATTCGAGGTAATGATTCTATAGCAAAATGGAAAGAAATCCAGAAAATTCAGAGTGACTTTGCTGGAAGAGAGCTTTCTCTAAATCGTCCTGTTTATATAAGTGAAGCTGGGGATAATTTACGAAATCAAGCTATTGCACATTTGTTATTGGCTTATAACAGAATATATTTTGATCCAGTACAAGCAACAGATCTTTATACGAAACAATGTGCATTGAATGTAAATGTAAAGGATCTTGCTACAATGGCGGCCACATTGGCAAATGGAGGCGTTAATCCTGTTACAAAGAATAAGGTGGTTAGTCAGACAACTGTAATGTATACTTTACCTGTAATGGCAACTGCAGGTCTTTATGATAATTCTGGAATTTGGCTGTTTAATTCGGGACTTCCGGCAAAGAGTGGAGTTGGAGGAGGAATATTGGCTGTATGTCCTGGCAAATTTGGAATTGCTGTTATTTCGCCACCATTAGATAACTCTGGAAATAGTTTGAAAGCTCAGAAAGTTATCCAATATGTTGTAGAAAAACTTAAAGCAAATCCTTATTGGATTGAACCTGAGTAG
- a CDS encoding ComEC/Rec2 family competence protein, with amino-acid sequence MKVLEFPLVKITIAFILGIIASYYLHFSISIIAFPLSLSFIAFFVVFFWTLKRNKKSSLFGILSCGLAFFIGTFTLISHTENLQKDNYTHCKSVFKSKQSTTLILREKLKSNDYSDRYIGLIKTISGKPYSGKVIVNVQKDSSKNHLIIGNSIKIQTILQQNKPSKNPNQFDYSRYLADKQIYAQVYCQKKEILVNKAIQKDIWYYCAKLHSRIISNLEKSNFNQAEMNVALALILGQQQEISQGIIQDYQYSGATHVLSVSGLHVGFIMLFITFILKPIPNTKKGSFFKLACILISLAGFAVISGLSPSVLRSVVMFSFLAIGNHLRRNGNIYHTLLVSILLILLFEPYFLFDVGFQLSYIALFFILWLQPILKNIYNPKNKLTIYIWEALTVSFARQIGTLPLCLYYFHQFPGLFFVTNIIILPVLSFIMIAGIVVMIIAIFTSPPLFITIIFEKSIYLLNLMIHAVASVDSFVIQNISFNLYHLWAFSFFIIGTIVWIKKPSFNKLLFVFVSIITIQLAFIFTKIETENEEELIVYNEKNNTLISERLGRNLLLFTRDTLSENNRNINSYLVGNSISLPTTKEIKNILYFKKNKILIIDSTKTYSEKIKPDILILTQTSKVNLDRLLQILHPKIVIADGSNSNSIQKYWKNSCLKKNIPFHSTKEKGYYRL; translated from the coding sequence ATGAAAGTATTAGAATTTCCGTTAGTAAAAATTACAATAGCCTTTATACTTGGCATAATTGCCTCGTATTATCTACATTTTTCAATATCGATAATTGCTTTTCCGCTTTCGCTGAGTTTTATTGCATTCTTTGTTGTTTTCTTTTGGACCTTAAAACGGAATAAAAAATCCTCTCTATTTGGTATTCTCAGTTGTGGTTTAGCCTTTTTCATCGGAACTTTTACCCTTATTAGTCACACTGAAAATCTTCAAAAAGACAATTACACTCATTGCAAATCTGTTTTTAAAAGCAAACAATCTACTACTTTAATTCTTAGAGAGAAATTAAAAAGCAACGATTATAGTGATCGGTACATTGGTTTAATAAAAACAATCTCAGGAAAACCTTATTCGGGAAAAGTAATTGTAAATGTCCAGAAAGACAGTAGCAAGAATCATTTGATTATAGGAAACAGCATTAAAATTCAAACAATTTTACAGCAAAACAAACCAAGCAAAAATCCCAATCAATTTGATTACAGCAGATATTTGGCCGACAAACAAATCTATGCGCAGGTTTATTGCCAGAAAAAAGAAATTCTAGTTAATAAAGCCATTCAAAAAGACATTTGGTATTATTGCGCCAAACTTCATTCTAGAATAATCTCCAATCTAGAAAAATCAAATTTCAATCAAGCCGAAATGAATGTTGCTTTGGCATTAATTTTAGGCCAACAGCAAGAGATTTCACAAGGTATAATTCAAGATTATCAATATTCTGGAGCTACCCATGTTTTATCTGTTTCAGGGCTTCATGTGGGCTTTATAATGCTTTTTATCACTTTTATACTGAAACCAATTCCAAACACAAAAAAAGGTTCATTTTTTAAACTAGCTTGTATTCTAATTTCCTTAGCCGGTTTTGCTGTTATTTCTGGTTTATCGCCTTCCGTTTTGCGATCTGTAGTCATGTTTTCCTTTCTTGCAATTGGAAATCATTTACGTCGAAATGGCAATATCTATCATACTTTATTGGTTTCAATCTTACTGATATTACTTTTTGAACCGTATTTCTTATTTGATGTTGGTTTTCAGTTAAGCTATATCGCGCTTTTTTTCATTCTTTGGCTACAGCCTATTTTAAAGAATATTTATAACCCGAAAAATAAACTAACAATTTACATTTGGGAAGCCTTAACGGTTTCTTTTGCGAGACAAATTGGCACATTGCCTTTATGCCTTTACTATTTTCATCAATTTCCTGGATTGTTTTTTGTTACCAACATCATAATCCTTCCAGTTTTATCCTTCATCATGATAGCAGGAATTGTGGTTATGATTATAGCTATTTTTACCAGTCCACCATTATTTATTACAATCATTTTTGAAAAAAGTATTTACCTTTTAAATCTCATGATTCATGCTGTTGCCTCTGTTGATTCTTTTGTCATTCAAAACATCAGTTTTAATCTGTATCACTTATGGGCATTTTCATTCTTTATAATTGGCACAATCGTCTGGATTAAAAAACCAAGTTTTAATAAATTGCTATTTGTATTCGTCTCAATTATTACTATCCAGCTTGCTTTTATTTTCACCAAAATAGAAACGGAAAATGAAGAAGAATTAATTGTTTATAATGAAAAAAATAACACCCTAATTTCTGAGCGTTTAGGAAGAAACCTTTTGCTTTTCACAAGAGATACTCTTAGTGAGAACAACAGAAACATAAATTCGTATCTCGTAGGAAATTCAATTTCATTGCCTACAACCAAAGAGATTAAAAATATACTCTATTTTAAAAAGAACAAGATCCTTATAATTGACAGCACTAAAACTTATTCGGAAAAAATTAAACCAGATATTTTAATCCTTACTCAGACTTCAAAAGTAAACTTAGATCGATTGTTGCAAATTCTTCATCCGAAAATTGTTATTGCTGATGGATCAAATTCGAACTCTATTCAGAAATATTGGAAAAATAGCTGTCTCAAAAAAAATATCCCTTTTCATTCAACAAAAGAAAAGGGATACTATAGATTATGA
- the surE gene encoding 5'/3'-nucleotidase SurE, with the protein MKAEKPLILVTNDDGILAPGIRALISVMETIGDVIVVAPDKPQSAMGHAITVNNTLFIDKISKDDDTIAEYSCSGTPVDCVKLAVNEILKRKPDLCVSGINHGSNSSINVIYSGTMSAAVEAGIEGIQAIGFSLLDFDWNADFEPIKSFVKKITLETLANKLPPGVVLNVNFPKLKESEIKGIKVCRQAKAYYAQKFDKRQTPFGKDYYWLAGKFVNEDKGEDTDEWALANGYISVVPVQFDLTAHHSIQQLNTWKLND; encoded by the coding sequence ATGAAAGCTGAGAAACCACTTATATTGGTAACTAACGACGATGGTATTTTAGCTCCTGGAATTAGAGCCTTAATTAGCGTCATGGAAACAATCGGAGACGTTATTGTTGTTGCGCCAGACAAACCTCAAAGTGCAATGGGACACGCCATCACAGTCAACAATACTTTGTTTATAGATAAAATTTCAAAAGACGATGACACAATTGCAGAATACAGCTGTTCTGGAACTCCTGTAGATTGTGTAAAATTGGCAGTAAACGAAATCTTGAAACGTAAACCTGACTTATGTGTCTCGGGAATAAATCACGGATCAAACTCTTCTATAAATGTCATTTATTCTGGAACTATGAGCGCTGCTGTAGAAGCAGGAATTGAAGGCATTCAGGCAATTGGTTTTTCTCTTTTAGATTTTGATTGGAATGCCGATTTTGAACCAATCAAATCTTTTGTGAAAAAAATTACTTTAGAAACTCTGGCCAATAAACTTCCTCCAGGGGTGGTTTTAAATGTCAATTTTCCGAAACTAAAAGAATCTGAAATTAAAGGAATAAAAGTTTGTCGTCAAGCGAAAGCCTACTACGCGCAAAAATTTGATAAAAGACAAACTCCTTTTGGAAAAGATTATTACTGGCTTGCCGGAAAATTTGTAAACGAAGATAAAGGAGAAGACACAGACGAATGGGCTTTGGCAAACGGATATATCTCTGTTGTTCCAGTACAATTTGATTTGACTGCACATCATTCTATTCAGCAACTTAACACTTGGAAATTAAATGACTAA
- the lpxB gene encoding lipid-A-disaccharide synthase, giving the protein MKYYIIAGEASGDLHGSNLMKALYVEDPEAEIRFWGGDLMQKVGGTLVKHYRDLAFMGFIEVVFNLKTILNNIKICKKDILEFQPDVIIFIDYPGFNMRIAKWAKELGYKTHYYISPQIWAWKENRIKAIKQDVDKMFVILPFEKSFYEDKHHFPVDFVGHPLIDAIQNQPAFDEALFRKENNLGEKPIIAVLPGSRKQEITKMLSVMLSVVDDFQDYEFVIAGAPSQEYEFYQQFLKNKNIAFVSNRTYDLLRSSTAALVTSGTATLETALFKVPEVVCYKGSEVSYQIAKRIITLKYISLVNLIMDQEVVTELIQGDCNKKRIKEELQKLLEPDYRNKVLHNYDILEQKLGGVGASKNTAKLIVADLKQNK; this is encoded by the coding sequence ATGAAGTATTACATAATTGCAGGAGAAGCCTCTGGAGATTTACATGGTTCTAATTTAATGAAAGCATTATATGTTGAAGATCCTGAAGCAGAAATTAGATTTTGGGGCGGAGATTTAATGCAAAAAGTAGGCGGAACTCTAGTAAAACACTATCGCGATTTGGCTTTTATGGGTTTTATTGAAGTGGTTTTCAATTTAAAAACCATATTAAACAATATCAAAATCTGTAAAAAAGATATCTTGGAGTTTCAGCCAGATGTTATTATTTTTATTGATTATCCTGGTTTTAATATGCGAATTGCAAAATGGGCAAAAGAATTAGGCTATAAAACGCATTATTATATTTCTCCTCAAATTTGGGCTTGGAAAGAAAACAGAATTAAAGCCATCAAACAAGATGTCGATAAGATGTTTGTGATTTTGCCTTTTGAAAAAAGCTTTTACGAAGACAAACATCATTTTCCGGTAGATTTTGTTGGACATCCGCTTATTGATGCCATTCAGAATCAACCAGCTTTTGATGAAGCTTTATTTAGAAAAGAAAATAATTTAGGCGAAAAACCAATTATTGCCGTTCTACCAGGAAGCCGTAAGCAGGAAATCACCAAAATGTTGAGCGTAATGCTGAGTGTTGTTGATGATTTTCAGGATTACGAATTTGTAATTGCTGGCGCTCCAAGTCAGGAATATGAATTTTATCAGCAGTTTCTAAAAAACAAAAACATCGCATTTGTTTCGAACAGAACCTACGATTTACTTCGTTCTTCAACCGCAGCTCTAGTAACTTCTGGAACTGCAACTCTTGAAACGGCTCTTTTTAAAGTTCCAGAAGTAGTTTGCTATAAAGGAAGCGAAGTTTCGTACCAGATTGCAAAACGTATTATCACTTTAAAATATATTTCTCTTGTCAATTTAATTATGGATCAAGAAGTTGTAACCGAATTAATTCAAGGAGACTGCAATAAAAAACGAATTAAAGAAGAACTTCAAAAATTATTAGAACCTGATTATCGCAATAAAGTGCTACATAATTACGATATATTAGAACAAAAATTAGGCGGAGTTGGAGCGAGTAAAAATACAGCGAAACTCATTGTTGCCGATTTAAAACAAAATAAGTAA
- a CDS encoding DNA/RNA non-specific endonuclease encodes MKKLLYVFLMSFVLLSCKKENVEKENIREENESKDVISFKGNSTSNDSYTVAYLPTSTTKQIVKHQYYTLSYNEKFEQAEWVAYELKKEYLKNNDYKRPYFIEDPKVTTGSADWRNYKNSGYDKGHLCPAGDMEFSKDAYNDTFYTSNISPQKKEFNAGIWNRIEQKTRYWAGKYNDIYVVTGGILKDSDKKIGIEKVAVPEYFYKIVLAKSGTEHKAIAFLVPNEKSDKSIYDFVVPIETLEKMTGIDFFPNLKNLKSSKDF; translated from the coding sequence ATGAAAAAGTTGCTTTATGTGTTTTTAATGAGTTTCGTGCTGTTGTCATGCAAGAAGGAGAATGTAGAGAAAGAAAATATAAGAGAAGAAAACGAAAGTAAAGATGTGATTTCTTTTAAGGGAAATTCTACGAGCAATGATTCTTATACCGTAGCTTATTTGCCAACTTCAACAACGAAACAGATTGTAAAGCATCAATATTATACGCTTTCTTATAATGAAAAGTTTGAACAGGCAGAGTGGGTGGCTTATGAATTAAAAAAGGAATATTTAAAAAATAACGATTATAAAAGACCTTATTTTATTGAAGATCCAAAAGTAACTACGGGTTCTGCAGATTGGAGAAACTATAAAAATTCTGGTTATGATAAAGGGCATCTTTGCCCCGCTGGAGACATGGAGTTTAGTAAAGATGCTTATAATGATACTTTTTATACTTCGAATATTTCACCTCAAAAGAAAGAGTTTAATGCCGGAATTTGGAATAGAATAGAGCAAAAAACGCGCTATTGGGCAGGAAAATATAATGATATTTATGTTGTAACTGGCGGAATTCTGAAGGATTCGGATAAAAAAATAGGAATAGAGAAAGTTGCTGTTCCTGAATACTTTTATAAAATTGTTTTAGCTAAATCTGGAACAGAGCATAAGGCAATTGCTTTCTTAGTGCCAAATGAAAAAAGTGATAAATCAATTTACGATTTTGTTGTTCCAATCGAAACTTTAGAAAAAATGACTGGAATTGATTTCTTCCCAAATCTTAAGAACTTAAAAAGCAGTAAGGATTTTTAA
- a CDS encoding thioredoxin family protein, which produces MNSQNIIWKTDINDAVTVSAEKRKPLLIFFTSQGVNPQLQNEIFSTRDFEEWSRKNVILVKLDISDSSISDAAREQILRLKNAFGIEDIPQVCFSEVTSRKGKTNFNKLGLIGYNASGVKSWISESNLILNPE; this is translated from the coding sequence ATGAATTCTCAAAATATAATATGGAAAACAGATATTAATGATGCTGTAACTGTGAGCGCAGAAAAGAGAAAACCATTGCTGATTTTTTTTACTAGCCAAGGTGTAAATCCTCAGTTGCAAAATGAAATTTTTTCTACTCGTGATTTCGAAGAATGGTCGCGTAAAAATGTTATTCTTGTCAAGCTTGATATTTCTGATTCTTCAATTTCAGATGCTGCTAGAGAGCAGATTTTACGATTAAAAAATGCTTTTGGTATAGAAGATATTCCGCAAGTGTGTTTTTCAGAAGTAACTAGCAGGAAAGGAAAAACCAATTTTAATAAATTAGGACTTATCGGTTATAATGCTTCAGGTGTTAAATCGTGGATCTCCGAATCGAATTTAATTTTAAATCCAGAATAA
- a CDS encoding sigma-70 family RNA polymerase sigma factor — MRQLKITKQVTNRETASLDKYLQEIGKVDLITADEEVELAQRIKAGDQRALEKLTKANLRFVVSVAKQYQNQGLTLPDLINEGNLGLIKAAQRFDETRGFKFISYAVWWIRQSILQALAEQSRIVRLPLNKIGSINKINKMYALLEQSNERPPSAEEIAKELDMTVNDVKESMKNSGRHLSMDAPLVEGEDSNLYDVLRSGESPNPDRELIHESLRTEIERSLETLTPREADVVRLYFGLGDQHPMTLEEIGETFDLTRERVRQIKEKAIRRLKHTSRSKILKTYLG, encoded by the coding sequence ATGAGACAACTTAAAATCACCAAGCAGGTAACTAATCGTGAAACTGCATCGTTAGATAAATATCTACAAGAAATTGGAAAAGTTGACCTAATTACCGCTGATGAAGAGGTAGAATTAGCACAAAGAATAAAGGCTGGTGATCAAAGAGCTTTAGAAAAACTAACAAAAGCCAACCTACGTTTCGTAGTATCTGTGGCTAAACAATATCAAAACCAAGGATTAACTCTTCCTGACTTAATTAATGAAGGAAACTTAGGTTTAATTAAAGCGGCTCAACGTTTTGATGAGACTCGTGGTTTCAAATTCATTTCTTACGCTGTATGGTGGATTCGTCAATCGATTCTTCAAGCTTTAGCAGAACAATCTCGTATTGTACGTTTACCATTAAATAAAATTGGTTCTATCAATAAAATCAACAAAATGTATGCTTTATTAGAGCAATCTAACGAGCGTCCGCCTTCTGCTGAGGAAATTGCAAAAGAACTTGACATGACTGTTAACGACGTAAAAGAGTCTATGAAAAACTCTGGACGTCACCTATCTATGGATGCTCCTCTTGTTGAAGGAGAAGATTCTAACCTTTATGACGTATTACGTTCTGGCGAATCTCCAAATCCAGATAGAGAATTAATTCACGAATCTCTTCGTACTGAAATCGAACGTTCTTTAGAAACATTAACTCCAAGAGAAGCAGATGTTGTTCGTTTGTATTTTGGTCTTGGCGATCAGCACCCAATGACTCTTGAAGAAATTGGTGAAACTTTCGACCTAACTCGTGAGCGTGTTCGTCAGATTAAAGAAAAAGCAATCCGTCGATTGAAGCACACTTCTAGAAGTAAAATCCTTAAAACATATTTAGGATAA
- a CDS encoding GYDIA family GHMP kinase, with translation MKKTFYSNGKLFIAGEYLVLDGADAFALPTKFGQDLVIEELENNQIEWKSYDQDKHLWFEETISFDEVVKSTDPQIDTVKSTLINILHAAYALNPKFIESSKGYKVSTHLSFPKNWGLGTSSTLINNIAQWTETNAFTLLKNSFGGSGYDIACAQNNTPVLYRIKDNFVKQVEFNPDFKEHIHFVYLNKKQNSKSAIFSYNNHKNSHLADRVAENNKITSAILHAKTLNEFASAVQKHEIHLSKVLEMQTIKEAVFPDFNGVIKSLGAWGGDFVMVVSKENPKEYFTKKGYSTILTYSEMIL, from the coding sequence ATGAAGAAAACATTTTACAGTAACGGAAAACTTTTTATTGCGGGAGAATATCTCGTTTTGGATGGAGCAGATGCATTTGCGTTACCAACAAAATTTGGTCAAGATTTAGTAATTGAGGAACTAGAAAACAATCAAATCGAATGGAAAAGTTATGATCAAGACAAGCATTTATGGTTTGAAGAAACTATTTCATTTGATGAAGTTGTAAAAAGCACAGATCCGCAAATTGATACTGTAAAATCTACGCTGATCAATATTCTTCATGCGGCTTATGCATTGAACCCAAAATTTATTGAAAGCTCTAAAGGATACAAAGTAAGCACACATTTGAGTTTTCCAAAAAACTGGGGATTAGGCACTTCTTCTACTCTTATAAATAATATTGCGCAATGGACAGAAACCAATGCTTTTACACTACTAAAAAATAGTTTCGGCGGAAGTGGTTACGACATTGCATGTGCACAAAACAACACGCCAGTTTTATACCGAATAAAAGATAATTTTGTAAAACAAGTTGAGTTTAATCCTGACTTTAAAGAGCACATTCATTTTGTTTATTTGAATAAAAAACAAAACAGTAAATCGGCTATTTTTTCATACAACAATCATAAAAATAGTCATTTGGCCGATCGCGTTGCAGAAAACAACAAAATCACAAGTGCTATTTTACACGCTAAAACATTAAACGAATTTGCTTCTGCAGTTCAGAAACACGAAATTCATTTGAGCAAAGTTTTAGAAATGCAAACCATAAAAGAAGCTGTTTTTCCTGATTTTAATGGAGTCATTAAAAGTCTAGGAGCTTGGGGCGGAGATTTTGTAATGGTAGTTTCTAAAGAAAATCCGAAAGAATATTTCACCAAAAAAGGATATAGCACCATTCTTACTTATAGTGAAATGATTTTATAG
- a CDS encoding thioredoxin family protein produces the protein MIKKLLILLFFLGSFMTQAQNLAWRTNMTDAIAISNDQKKPMLILFTASGVPENLQNEIFKTPDFAVWSRDNVVLVKLDLSDMNASDSDREQNVKLKNAFGVQDLPEVCFAIASVRKNKTTFSALGKIAYKPGGAKAWIAESNAILHPSE, from the coding sequence ATGATTAAAAAACTACTTATCCTACTGTTTTTTTTAGGCTCATTTATGACGCAGGCGCAAAATTTAGCATGGAGAACAAACATGACAGATGCTATTGCGATAAGTAATGACCAGAAAAAACCAATGTTGATTTTATTCACTGCCTCAGGTGTACCAGAAAATCTCCAAAATGAAATCTTTAAAACGCCTGATTTTGCTGTTTGGTCACGTGATAACGTGGTCTTAGTAAAATTAGATTTGTCTGATATGAATGCTTCAGATAGCGATCGCGAACAGAATGTGAAATTAAAAAATGCATTTGGAGTTCAAGATCTTCCAGAAGTATGCTTTGCAATAGCATCGGTAAGAAAAAACAAAACGACATTTAGTGCTTTAGGAAAAATAGCCTACAAACCTGGAGGAGCGAAAGCTTGGATTGCAGAATCAAATGCAATTTTACATCCATCAGAATAG
- a CDS encoding C40 family peptidase, with product MKRIVIFLLLAIAFTSCKSTSTAVSKSGTKSESKKENKALVNTLIEKATDNIGVRYKAGGTTKSGFDCSGLVYTTFESENIQLPRSSYDQAKIGKIIPLNDAKKGDLIFFKTNKSRQINHVGLITEVNSDEIKFVHSSTSKGVIISSTKEAYYKNSFEQVNRVLP from the coding sequence TTGAAAAGAATTGTAATTTTCCTCCTTTTAGCAATTGCTTTTACTTCTTGTAAATCGACTTCGACAGCGGTATCAAAAAGTGGCACAAAAAGCGAATCAAAAAAAGAAAACAAAGCTTTGGTTAATACTTTAATCGAAAAAGCAACTGATAATATTGGTGTTCGCTATAAAGCAGGAGGAACTACAAAAAGCGGTTTTGATTGTTCTGGACTTGTTTACACTACTTTTGAAAGTGAAAACATCCAACTTCCAAGAAGTTCTTATGATCAAGCAAAAATTGGAAAAATCATTCCGCTAAATGATGCAAAAAAAGGCGATTTAATTTTCTTTAAAACCAACAAAAGCAGACAAATAAATCACGTCGGATTAATCACGGAAGTTAATTCTGACGAAATTAAATTTGTTCATTCCTCTACTTCTAAGGGTGTGATTATTTCTTCTACTAAAGAAGCTTATTACAAAAACTCTTTTGAACAGGTAAATAGGGTCCTTCCATAA